The Chitinibacter bivalviorum genome has a segment encoding these proteins:
- the ppc gene encoding phosphoenolpyruvate carboxylase, translated as MSVIEPLAEKDLPLKRDLDLLAALLSDTIREQAGSATAEQIESIRELAFRYVQAHDPEAGKALARSLSILDMPTTMALVRAFSYFSHLSNIAEDLHHNRRRRVHKIAGSKPQRGSIAAVLETLSERNVKPSEMLAMLADTLIAPVMTAHPTEVKRKTILECHRALADLLTQRDRSQMTPEEIAANQEAMERVMLTLWQTREVRTVKLTVQDEIENGATYFRNTFLHEIPRLYQDMEDRLSEMTGEQVSLPNFIQVGSWIGGDRDGNPFVTADVMRYAVSRQAGVALDYYYQQCLKLESELSMSTRLVQVDQDLSALAATATDDVVRKTEEPYRLAVTAITSRIFATAIQIGTFHHQLRDVAHAQPYDNAEQLAADLAIIARSLKAHGAAKLAGGRLRRLQRAVSVFGFFLAPIDMRQFAGLHEKMISELFNRAGLEEYMSLDENSRRVVLLRELASPRPLICPHDVSYSPDVQQELDILKAAAEIQARYGEAVLPNYIISNCASVSDMLEVAVLLNDVGLVSLAPTVRSKVNIIPLFETTGDLRASGEIMTALFAIPQWRQLLTCRGDVQEVMLGYSDSNKDGGYLTSNWELYKAELTLVEVFKTAGIKLRLFHGRGGTVGRGGGPAYDAILAQPLGSVNGQIRITEQGEVITAKYADREVGRRNLEILVAATLDASFPVPYDTDPMPRRALMERLSNAAYRFYRDLVYATPDFITYFLEATPIKEIPNLNIGSRPSARKNTSSISDLRAIPWVFSWSQCRLMLPGWYGFGAAISEYLAEAGDEGLQTLNHLYKTWPFFQTTISNMEMVLAKSDIAIAARYSELVQDQDVAKRIFGRIKDEWQRSVDAVLAITGHEKLLGDNPMLARSLDNRLPYLDPLNHLQVELLKRIRAGDDSEELRHAVHLTINGVSAGLRNSG; from the coding sequence ATGCCCACCACGATGGCTTTGGTGCGTGCATTTAGCTATTTCTCGCACTTATCCAATATAGCAGAGGATTTGCACCATAATCGCCGTCGTCGCGTACACAAAATTGCGGGTTCAAAACCGCAACGTGGCAGTATTGCTGCCGTACTCGAGACATTGTCTGAGCGCAATGTAAAACCATCAGAAATGTTGGCGATGTTGGCTGATACATTGATTGCGCCAGTAATGACTGCGCACCCAACAGAAGTAAAGCGCAAGACGATTTTGGAATGTCACCGTGCATTGGCTGATTTGCTGACTCAGCGCGATCGTAGTCAAATGACGCCAGAAGAAATCGCCGCCAATCAAGAGGCGATGGAACGTGTCATGCTCACTTTGTGGCAGACGCGTGAAGTTCGTACTGTGAAGCTGACCGTACAAGATGAGATCGAGAACGGCGCAACTTATTTCCGTAATACCTTCCTGCATGAGATTCCACGTCTGTATCAAGATATGGAAGATCGCCTGTCTGAAATGACTGGCGAACAAGTTTCATTGCCCAATTTTATTCAAGTCGGTAGCTGGATCGGCGGTGACCGTGATGGCAATCCATTTGTGACTGCTGACGTTATGCGCTATGCCGTATCGCGCCAAGCAGGTGTTGCGCTTGATTACTACTATCAGCAATGTTTGAAGCTCGAAAGCGAGTTGTCGATGTCGACACGCTTGGTTCAGGTCGATCAAGATCTGTCAGCGCTGGCAGCGACTGCAACTGATGATGTAGTGCGTAAAACTGAAGAGCCATATCGCTTGGCTGTGACAGCAATTACGTCGCGTATTTTCGCAACTGCGATTCAGATCGGCACTTTCCATCACCAATTGCGTGATGTGGCTCATGCTCAGCCGTACGACAATGCAGAGCAACTTGCAGCCGATTTGGCCATTATTGCTCGTTCATTGAAAGCGCATGGCGCTGCTAAATTGGCCGGTGGTCGTCTGCGTCGTCTGCAACGTGCTGTGTCGGTATTTGGTTTCTTCCTTGCTCCGATCGATATGCGCCAGTTTGCTGGTTTGCATGAAAAAATGATCAGCGAGTTATTCAATCGTGCAGGCCTTGAAGAATACATGTCGCTGGATGAAAACAGCCGTCGCGTGGTGTTGCTGCGCGAATTGGCAAGTCCACGTCCACTGATTTGCCCGCACGATGTTTCATACAGCCCAGATGTTCAGCAAGAGCTGGATATCTTGAAGGCGGCGGCTGAAATTCAAGCGCGCTACGGTGAAGCGGTATTGCCAAACTACATCATTTCCAACTGTGCATCAGTTTCGGATATGTTGGAAGTGGCGGTCTTGCTGAACGATGTGGGTCTGGTGTCATTGGCGCCAACCGTACGTAGCAAAGTCAATATCATTCCTTTGTTCGAAACCACAGGTGATTTACGCGCCAGTGGCGAGATCATGACCGCATTGTTTGCGATTCCACAATGGCGTCAATTGCTGACTTGCCGTGGGGATGTGCAAGAAGTAATGTTGGGTTATTCGGATTCGAATAAAGACGGTGGCTATTTGACTTCAAACTGGGAGCTCTACAAAGCAGAGTTGACCTTGGTTGAAGTGTTCAAAACTGCGGGCATTAAACTGCGCCTGTTCCATGGTCGCGGTGGTACTGTTGGTCGCGGTGGTGGCCCTGCTTATGACGCCATCTTGGCTCAGCCGCTGGGCTCAGTGAATGGCCAGATTCGGATTACCGAGCAAGGTGAAGTGATCACAGCCAAGTATGCGGATCGCGAAGTCGGTCGCCGTAACTTGGAAATCTTGGTGGCTGCCACTTTGGATGCCAGCTTCCCTGTGCCCTACGATACCGATCCAATGCCACGTCGCGCTTTGATGGAGCGGTTGTCGAACGCGGCTTATCGTTTCTATCGTGACTTGGTGTACGCGACGCCTGACTTTATTACGTATTTCCTTGAAGCAACGCCGATCAAAGAGATTCCAAACCTTAATATTGGTTCTCGCCCGTCTGCGCGTAAAAACACCAGCAGCATTTCCGATTTGCGCGCGATTCCATGGGTATTCTCATGGTCGCAGTGTCGTCTGATGTTGCCAGGTTGGTATGGTTTTGGTGCGGCCATTAGCGAGTATCTGGCTGAGGCGGGTGATGAAGGTTTGCAAACCCTCAATCACTTGTACAAAACATGGCCGTTCTTCCAGACCACCATTTCTAATATGGAAATGGTGTTGGCTAAATCGGATATTGCAATCGCAGCTCGTTATTCAGAATTGGTGCAAGATCAAGATGTGGCTAAACGCATTTTTGGTCGCATTAAAGATGAATGGCAGCGTTCGGTCGATGCGGTATTGGCCATTACTGGTCATGAAAAACTGTTGGGCGATAACCCGATGTTGGCACGCAGCTTGGATAATCGTTTGCCTTATCTGGACCCGCTCAATCACTTGCAAGTTGAATTGCTAAAACGCATTCGCGCGGGCGATGACAGCGAAGAATTGCGCCACGCCGTGCATTTGACAATTAATGGCGTGTCAGCAGGTTTGCGTAATAGCGGCTAA
- the murB gene encoding UDP-N-acetylmuramate dehydrogenase, with the protein MDLGARLGGARKSIIDPRTVGASPVQNIGAYGIEIKDVFHSLTAIHLKTGAQKEFAREECCFAYRDSVFKHEGYGDWCITAVTFQLRKRYEAKTNYGDVAQELERQSLQATAKNISTVISQIRLQKLPNPAEIGNAGSFFQNPIVSQELVGELVEQYPALVKYKVSEETYKLAAAWLIEQSGWKGRALGSVAMFQRQALVMVNLGDATQQQVKLLSEAVSKDVCAKFKVNLMVEPIFWG; encoded by the coding sequence ATGGACCTTGGAGCAAGGTTGGGGGGGGCTCGAAAATCTATCATTGATCCCAGGACTGTAGGGGCATCTCCAGTCCAAAATATCGGTGCCTATGGTATTGAAATTAAGGATGTATTTCATTCATTAACTGCGATTCATCTAAAAACTGGTGCGCAAAAAGAATTTGCTAGGGAAGAGTGCTGTTTCGCTTATCGAGATAGCGTTTTCAAGCATGAAGGTTATGGCGACTGGTGCATTACTGCCGTGACGTTTCAGTTGAGGAAGCGGTACGAAGCTAAAACCAATTATGGCGATGTCGCACAGGAATTGGAAAGACAGAGCTTGCAAGCCACTGCCAAAAATATCTCAACCGTGATTAGCCAAATCCGGTTACAGAAACTTCCTAATCCAGCAGAAATTGGCAATGCGGGCAGTTTTTTCCAAAATCCAATTGTGAGCCAGGAACTTGTAGGTGAGTTGGTCGAGCAATATCCTGCACTCGTCAAGTACAAGGTGAGTGAAGAAACTTATAAGCTAGCAGCAGCCTGGTTGATTGAGCAGTCAGGTTGGAAGGGCCGTGCATTGGGCTCTGTTGCGATGTTTCAACGGCAAGCGCTAGTGATGGTGAATCTGGGGGATGCAACGCAACAACAGGTGAAGTTGTTATCGGAAGCTGTGAGTAAGGATGTTTGTGCGAAG
- a CDS encoding FAD-binding protein, with amino-acid sequence MPQIQSHYPLTSLNTFGLQSVAEYFISIEQPQQLLDCIADPKTKSIQWSILGGGSNLILPELVHGLVLKMDLKGRQLTHEDEEYWYITAAAGENWHEFVQWTLEQGWGGLENLSLIPGL; translated from the coding sequence ATGCCACAAATCCAATCACACTATCCACTGACCTCCTTAAATACTTTTGGCCTGCAATCAGTTGCCGAGTATTTCATATCGATCGAACAGCCTCAGCAGTTGCTTGACTGCATTGCTGACCCCAAAACTAAATCAATTCAATGGTCGATTTTGGGAGGCGGATCCAATCTCATTCTGCCCGAGCTGGTTCATGGGCTGGTGCTGAAAATGGACCTCAAAGGGCGACAGCTCACTCATGAAGATGAAGAATATTGGTATATCACCGCGGCTGCAGGTGAGAACTGGCATGAGTTTGTGCAATGGACCTTGGAGCAAGGTTGGGGGGGGCTCGAAAATCTATCATTGATCCCAGGACTGTAG